A section of the Candidatus Atribacteria bacterium genome encodes:
- a CDS encoding sugar ABC transporter permease, translating into MNRPSLEKRETFAAWSFCALPLSFLLLFLVTPFIIAFVISFTDQRLITNPNLPTQFIAFRNFLRLFNSPSFHQALLNTFIFAVFVVPLQTFLALVLAVLVNQKLRFINLFRTIYFSPVVTTMVVVSIIWYFFYNPGEGLINHMISFISFGKLGPYSWLKDTTLALPSIMILSIWQGVGFQMVIYLAGLQGIPNELYEAGRVDGANTWQQFWQITIPQLRNTTIFVIISTTILAFKLFTQVWVMTMGGPQGATKTIILLLYEEGFKMLRVGYASAIGVLFFLIVLAVSLIQRIYLKEERAVT; encoded by the coding sequence ATGAATAGACCTTCATTAGAAAAAAGAGAAACATTTGCAGCCTGGTCTTTTTGTGCTCTCCCCTTATCTTTTTTGCTTCTTTTTCTAGTAACTCCTTTTATTATAGCCTTTGTAATATCCTTTACAGACCAAAGATTAATAACTAATCCTAATTTACCTACTCAATTTATTGCGTTTCGAAATTTTTTAAGATTATTTAATAGTCCAAGCTTTCATCAGGCATTACTTAATACTTTTATTTTCGCTGTTTTTGTAGTCCCTTTGCAAACTTTCCTTGCCCTGGTGTTAGCTGTTTTAGTTAATCAAAAGCTTCGCTTTATCAATCTATTTCGTACTATTTATTTTAGTCCGGTAGTTACCACTATGGTGGTAGTGTCTATTATTTGGTATTTTTTCTATAATCCGGGAGAAGGTTTGATTAACCATATGATTAGTTTTATTAGTTTTGGAAAATTAGGACCCTATAGTTGGTTAAAAGATACTACCTTGGCTCTACCGTCTATTATGATATTATCTATTTGGCAGGGAGTCGGTTTTCAAATGGTAATTTATTTGGCAGGTTTACAGGGTATCCCTAATGAATTATACGAAGCAGGACGAGTTGATGGAGCTAATACCTGGCAACAATTCTGGCAGATTACCATCCCGCAATTACGTAACACTACAATTTTTGTAATCATTTCTACTACTATTTTGGCGTTCAAGTTATTTACTCAAGTTTGGGTCATGACTATGGGAGGTCCCCAGGGAGCTACTAAAACTATCATTTTGCTTTTATATGAGGAAGGCTTTAAAATGCTTCGCGTTGGTTATGCTTCAGCGATAGGAGTACTATTTTTTCTAATTGTGCTGGCTGTTTCATTGATACAAAGAATTTATTTAAAGGAAGAAAGGGCGGTGACATAA
- a CDS encoding LacI family transcriptional regulator — MVLPKDSKKSNMKAVAECAHVSISTVSHVINKTRNVNKETNDRVLEAIEKLNYTPNIFARGLRGKKIRVIGVIISDIRESFFSEVVKAIELTAYGEGYSLILCDSEDDPLKEQLYINILLQNGIEGVIFAPVNNSTNAYNSIIPHKIQAIQIDRKIDSLPIDFVGIDNVEITKKAMNHLFSHGFMNVGFVSYQANVYTMEQRLLGYKLAVQLHNSSKKINVKFIQYNGSDNKEIIKSWLYQNKEIDSILCGNDNIGYQVLRAIKELHYEVPKNIGILSFDDSKWFKLYTPPITAIRQPTKQIGRLATELLIAEMQNKIKNYSRKENHILNAELIIRKSCRENGE, encoded by the coding sequence ATGGTTTTACCTAAAGATTCAAAAAAATCAAACATGAAAGCGGTTGCGGAATGTGCCCATGTTTCGATATCCACTGTTTCCCACGTTATCAATAAAACCCGAAACGTTAATAAAGAGACAAACGATCGGGTTCTGGAAGCAATTGAAAAACTTAACTATACTCCTAATATATTTGCTCGTGGATTAAGAGGAAAAAAGATACGGGTAATTGGTGTTATAATTTCGGACATAAGAGAAAGCTTTTTCTCAGAGGTAGTCAAAGCAATTGAATTAACTGCTTATGGTGAAGGTTATAGCCTAATATTATGTGATTCAGAGGATGACCCATTAAAAGAGCAATTATATATTAATATACTTCTTCAAAACGGAATTGAAGGTGTAATATTTGCACCTGTCAACAATTCTACCAATGCTTATAATTCAATAATTCCCCATAAAATTCAGGCCATTCAAATAGACAGGAAGATAGATTCACTTCCCATAGATTTTGTCGGCATAGATAATGTAGAAATTACCAAAAAAGCGATGAACCATCTGTTTTCTCATGGTTTTATGAATGTAGGTTTTGTTTCCTATCAGGCAAATGTATATACCATGGAACAAAGACTATTGGGCTATAAACTGGCTGTTCAACTGCATAATTCCTCAAAAAAGATTAATGTAAAATTTATTCAATATAATGGCAGCGATAATAAGGAAATTATTAAGAGTTGGCTATACCAAAACAAAGAAATAGATTCTATTTTATGTGGGAATGATAATATAGGTTATCAAGTTCTTAGAGCGATTAAAGAATTACACTATGAAGTACCAAAAAATATAGGTATTTTATCCTTCGATGATTCTAAATGGTTTAAACTATATACTCCTCCAATCACTGCTATCAGACAACCAACAAAGCAGATAGGTAGACTTGCCACCGAATTACTCATTGCAGAGATGCAAAATAAAATAAAAAATTATTCTCGAAAAGAAAATCATATTCTAAATGCGGAATTAATCATAAGAAAATCTTGTCGAGAAAATGGTGAATAA
- a CDS encoding sugar ABC transporter substrate-binding protein: protein MKKLSFFTLILLTVLLLTSFALTALAEPVTIEVWFHSGKGEEREVLDAQVEDFNAMQNQVIVKAVRLPEGSFNEQVSAAALAGDLPDLLDFDGPFLYNYAWAGHLIPLDNYVSNKLKADFLPTIIAQGTFGGKLYSLGTFDSGLAIWGNKAYLKKAGVRIPTSIKDAWTLKEFNEALEKLQALKEVEYAIDFKMNYGQGEWYTYGFSPIIQSWGADLIDRSDFQSADGVLNSPKAVEAMTWFQGLFNKGYAKVQPAGDDDFYGSKIAALSFVGHWMWTPHHEGLGDDLVLIPVPKLGDRAATGVGSWNWGITSQAKNPDAAWKFLEYLIEPEQILRMTNANGAVPARKSALAMSELFGINGPLRIFVEQLDRGVGITRPETPAYPTITTAFAEAVQNIVNGADVKTELDKAVQKIDQDIKDNRGYPITN, encoded by the coding sequence ATGAAAAAATTATCGTTCTTTACTTTAATTTTATTAACCGTATTGCTTTTAACCAGTTTTGCGCTAACAGCCTTAGCTGAACCAGTAACCATTGAAGTTTGGTTTCATTCTGGTAAGGGAGAGGAACGAGAAGTCCTTGATGCCCAGGTAGAAGATTTTAATGCTATGCAGAATCAAGTAATAGTAAAAGCTGTTAGGCTTCCTGAAGGGTCTTTTAATGAGCAGGTAAGCGCTGCCGCTTTAGCTGGCGACCTTCCTGACTTACTGGACTTTGATGGTCCTTTTCTCTATAATTATGCCTGGGCTGGCCATCTCATTCCTTTAGATAATTATGTATCTAACAAATTAAAAGCTGATTTCTTGCCTACTATTATTGCGCAGGGCACTTTTGGCGGAAAGTTATATTCTCTAGGGACTTTTGATTCCGGTTTAGCTATCTGGGGGAATAAAGCTTATTTAAAGAAGGCAGGAGTACGTATTCCTACAAGCATTAAAGATGCCTGGACTTTGAAAGAATTTAATGAAGCTTTAGAAAAATTACAGGCTCTAAAAGAGGTGGAATATGCTATTGATTTTAAGATGAATTATGGTCAAGGCGAATGGTATACTTATGGTTTTTCGCCCATTATTCAGAGTTGGGGTGCTGATTTAATTGACCGTAGTGATTTCCAATCAGCAGATGGTGTCCTTAATAGCCCTAAAGCAGTAGAAGCAATGACTTGGTTCCAAGGCTTATTCAACAAAGGATATGCTAAAGTTCAGCCTGCAGGTGATGACGACTTCTACGGTAGTAAAATTGCTGCTCTATCTTTTGTTGGCCATTGGATGTGGACTCCCCACCATGAAGGATTGGGCGATGATTTAGTACTTATTCCGGTGCCTAAACTTGGTGATAGGGCTGCTACCGGTGTAGGTTCTTGGAATTGGGGGATAACCTCTCAGGCCAAAAACCCGGATGCTGCCTGGAAATTCCTGGAATATCTCATTGAGCCCGAACAGATATTGCGCATGACCAATGCTAATGGCGCTGTTCCTGCTCGTAAATCTGCCCTTGCTATGTCAGAATTATTTGGAATAAATGGCCCACTTAGAATTTTTGTTGAACAGCTGGATAGGGGAGTTGGGATTACCAGACCCGAAACCCCGGCTTATCCGACGATAACTACTGCATTTGCAGAGGCTGTACAAAATATAGTTAATGGTGCAGATGTTAAGACGGAGTTAGATAAAGCAGTCCAAAAAATTGATCAAGACATTAAAGATAATCGGGGCTATCCGATTACAAATTAG